A window of the Hevea brasiliensis isolate MT/VB/25A 57/8 chromosome 6, ASM3005281v1, whole genome shotgun sequence genome harbors these coding sequences:
- the LOC110634701 gene encoding protein NRT1/ PTR FAMILY 2.7, whose protein sequence is MDRSLSADPESKISISGARKRGSWITFPFIIGAFACLTLAGAGWAANLIVYLIEEFNVKSIDAAQISNVVNGGSNLVPIFGAIVADSFLGSFSVIIISSCISSVGLVLLALTALLDSLRPEPCEDGSSLCQTPSKLQYAVLYGAFVLASTGMGGSRFTLATMGANQFNKPEDQGIFFNWFFFTFYFVSLIGATAVVYIEDNVSWGFGLGLCVAANFIGLLIFILGTRLYRHDKPQGSPFTGLARVVVAAIQKRKVLLSSKSEDYYYDHDTKPKELAAPMSKRFRFFNRAALKAEGDIKPDGSITKPWRLCTVSQVEDFKTLIRIFPMWSTSIFLATPIAMQSSLTVLQALTMDRHLGQHFKIPAGSILVIVLISTAIFLTIIDRFVYPLWQNLTHKSPTPFQRIGVGHVLNVLSMAVSALVESRRLRIAHAQHHQDQGSSVVPMLALWLFPQLILVGIGEGFHFPGQVALYYQEFPTSLRSTATAMISLIIGISFYLSTALIDLIRRVTDWLPDNINEGRLDNVYWVLVVMGVLNFGYYLVCAKLYKYQDVEKVVDESS, encoded by the exons ATGGATAGATCACTCTCCGCTGACCCTGAATCAAAAATATCAATCTCTGGTGCCAGAAAAAGAGGCAGCTGGATCACCTTCCCTTTTATTATTG GGGCTTTTGCCTGCTTGACACTTGCTGGTGCAGGATGGGCAGCCAACCTGATTGTTTATCTTATTGAGGAATTCAATGTGAAAAGTATTGATGCTGCCCAAATTTCCAATGTGGTTAATGGTGGCTCCAATTTAGTTCCAATTTTTGGAGCTATAGTTGCCGACTCTTTCTTGGGCTCTTTCTCTGTCATCATTATATCTTCTTGCATCTCCTCTGTG GGCTTGGTGCTTTTGGCCTTAACTGCACTACTTGACTCCCTGAGGCCTGAACCCTGTGAAGATGGATCGAGCTTATGCCAAACCCCATCAAAACTCCAATATGCAGTCCTATATGGAGCCTTTGTTCTGGCATCTACAGGCATGGGAGGATCAAGATTTACTTTAGCAACAATGGGAGCAAACCAATTTAATAAACCAGAAGATCAGGGCATTTTTTTCAACTGGTTTTTCTTCACCTTCTACTTTGTTTCCCTGATTGGTGCCACAGCCGTCGTCTATATAGAGGATAATGTTAGCTGGGGATTCGGGTTGGGACTATGTGTTGCTGCTAATTTCATTGGTCTACTCATTTTCATTTTGGGAACTCGTCTCTATCGACATGATAAGCCTCAAGGAAGCCCTTTCACAGGCTTAGCCCGTGTAGTTGTTGCTGCTATACAAAAGAGGAAGGTCTTGTTGTCTTCCAAGAGTGAGGACTATTACTATGACCATGATACGAAGCCGAAAGAGCTAGCTGCTCCGATGTCAAAGCGCTTCAG GTTCTTCAACCGAGCAGCGCTCAAAGCTGAAGGAGACATCAAACCTGATGGATCCATTACAAAACCCTGGAGACTATGCACAGTATCACAGGTAGAAGATTTCAAGACTCTGATCAGAATTTTCCCAATGTGGTCTACCAGTATATTTCTAGCCACTCCAATCGCAATGCAAAGCAGCTTGACAGTCCTCCAAGCTCTAACCATGGACCGTCACCTTGGACAACATTTCAAAATCCCAGCTGGTTCTATTTTAGTCATAGTATTAATCAGTACAGCCATCTTTCTCACCATAATTGATCGCTTTGTCTATCCACTGTGGCAGAACCTAACGCACAAATCCCCTACGCCATTCCAAAGAATTGGAGTAGGTCATGTGCTTAATGTGTTGAGCATGGCTGTGTCAGCTTTAGTGGAGTCAAGGAGGCTCCGAATAGCCCATGCTCAGCACCACCAGGACCAAGGAAGTTCTGTTGTGCCAATGTTGGCCTTGTGGCTGTTTCCACAACTAATTTTGGTTGGCATTGGAGAAGGATTTCATTTTCCTGGACAAGTTGCTTTGTATTACCAAgaatttccaacctcactgcgtAGTACAGCAACTGCCATGATTTCTTTGATCATTGGGATTTCTTTCTATTTAAGTACAGCATTGATTGATCTTATTAGAAGGGTAACAGATTGGTTACCTGATAATATAAATGAAGGGAGGCTAGATAATGTGTATTGGGTGCTGGTGGTAATGGGGGTACTCAACTTTGGTTATTATCTAGTTTGTGCCAAGTTGTACAAGTACCAGGATGTTGAAAAGGTAGTGGATGAGAGTTCTTAA
- the LOC110634700 gene encoding L-ascorbate peroxidase, cytosolic, with protein sequence MTKNYPKVSEEYQKAVDKAKKKLRGFIAEKKCAPLMLRIAWHSAGTYDVKTKTGGPFGTMRHASELAHAANNGLDIAVRLLEPIKQQFPSLSYADFYQLAGVVAVEITGGPEIPFHPGREDKPEPPPEGRLPDATKGSDHLRDVFAKTMGLSDKDIVALSGGHTLGRCHKERSGFEGPWTTNPLIFDNSYFTELLTGEKEGLLQLPSDKALIADPVFRQYVEKYAADEDAFFVDYAEAHLKLSELGFAEA encoded by the exons ATGACCAAGAACTACCCGAAAGTTAGTGAAGAATACCAGAAGGCCGTTGATAAGGCCAAGAAGAAGCTTAGAGGTTTCATCGCTGAAAAGAAATGCGCTCCTCTCATGCTCCGTATCGC ATGGCACTCAGCTGGAACATACGACGTGAAGACCAAGACTGGAGGTCCATTTGGAACCATGAGGCACGCGTCGGAGCTGGCCCATGCTGCTAACAATGGGCTAGATATTGCCGTTAGACTCCTTGAGCCCATCAAGCAACAGTTCCCTAGCCTCTCCTATGCTGACTTCTATCAG CTTGCTGGTGTTGTTGCTGTTGAGATTACTGGTGGGCCTGAGATCCCATTCCACCCTGGAAGAGAG GACAAGCCTGAACCACCTCCAGAAGGTCGTCTGCCTGATGCTACCAAAG GTTCTGATCACTTGAGGGATGTCTTTGCCAAAACCATGGGTCTCAGTGACAAGGATATTGTTGCTCTCTCTGGGGGCCACACCCTG GGAAGGTGCCACAAGGAGCGCTCTGGTTTTGAAGGTCCCTGGACTACGAACCCACTCATCTTTGACAACTCCTACTTCAC GGAGCTATTGACCGGAGAGAAAGAAGGCCTTCTACAATTGCCAAGTGACAAGGCTCTTATTGCTGATCCCGTCTTCCGCCAATATGTTGAAAAATATGCTGCT GATGAAGATGCATTCTTTGTTGATTATGCTGAGGCCCATTTGAAGCTCTCAGAGCTGGG ATTTGCTGAGGCCTAA